From the Priestia koreensis genome, one window contains:
- a CDS encoding ZIP family metal transporter, producing MNIGILFSSLCTVLGALPALLFRNVSHRIKDNLLAYSAGIMVAASTYALIPSTLKLSNIFVLTCGILLGTVALTLLESCLPHADLDHSAQSARAAGPLLVIASMAIHNIPEGISVGISYSSPLSELGNLVSFSIGLQNIPEGFLICLFLVMNGVPKQKAIALSAFTAVIELSSSYIGLQLSDQFLGIVPYGLAFAAGSMLFVVYKELIPESHGDGNARSATFSFVGGLLSMIIMIECLK from the coding sequence ATGAATATAGGGATTCTATTTAGTTCGCTTTGTACAGTCTTAGGTGCGCTACCAGCACTTTTATTTCGCAATGTATCACACCGTATAAAAGATAATCTATTAGCTTATAGTGCCGGAATTATGGTGGCCGCCTCGACGTATGCGCTTATTCCATCTACGTTAAAGCTATCTAATATATTTGTGCTGACGTGTGGAATTTTACTAGGAACAGTGGCTCTTACTTTACTAGAAAGCTGCCTGCCTCATGCCGATTTGGATCACAGTGCCCAATCAGCCAGAGCAGCAGGACCTCTTCTCGTGATTGCCTCAATGGCCATTCATAACATTCCTGAGGGCATTTCTGTCGGAATTAGCTATTCGAGTCCGTTATCAGAGCTTGGAAATTTAGTTTCCTTTTCCATTGGTCTACAAAATATACCCGAAGGATTTCTAATCTGCTTGTTTTTAGTCATGAACGGAGTCCCAAAGCAAAAAGCAATTGCGCTTAGTGCATTTACGGCAGTTATTGAGCTTTCTTCCTCTTACATTGGCCTTCAGTTATCAGATCAATTTTTAGGGATCGTACCTTATGGGCTAGCGTTTGCGGCGGGCTCAATGCTTTTTGTTGTCTACAAGGAGTTAATCCCTGAAAGTCATGGAGATGGTAACGCTAGGTCTGCTACTTTTTCGTTTGTCGGGGGCTTGCTTAGTATGATTATCATGATTGAATGTTTAAAATAG
- a CDS encoding QueT transporter family protein, producing MKIKTLTINGLFAALYIVVSLIIQPIGFLSIQFRVPEIFNHLVVFNKKYIYGVVLGVFLSNLFFSPMMPYDIVFGVAQSIIGLVITIFTARFIKSLWKRMWINTIVFTVTMFIIAFELKLALNLPFFYSWGTAAVGEFVVMAVGMPIMMAIHKKTRLDTLIED from the coding sequence ATGAAAATTAAAACCTTAACCATTAACGGACTATTTGCCGCTCTCTATATCGTTGTATCTTTGATTATACAGCCCATCGGTTTTTTAAGTATACAGTTCCGCGTACCGGAAATATTTAACCACCTTGTTGTCTTTAACAAGAAATACATTTATGGAGTTGTACTCGGCGTCTTTTTGTCTAATCTCTTTTTCTCGCCTATGATGCCATATGACATTGTATTTGGTGTGGCACAGTCAATCATTGGCCTCGTTATTACTATTTTTACCGCTCGCTTTATTAAGAGTCTGTGGAAGCGTATGTGGATTAATACAATTGTATTTACAGTGACGATGTTTATCATCGCATTTGAGCTGAAGCTTGCGCTCAATTTGCCGTTCTTTTACTCATGGGGAACTGCAGCAGTGGGTGAGTTTGTCGTAATGGCTGTTGGTATGCCTATTATGATGGCTATTCATAAAAAGACACGCCTTGATACGTTAATTGAAGACTGA
- a CDS encoding DUF3243 domain-containing protein → MDSEKKERILQDFDEFKRYLGDKVHKGERLGLSEEQLAKATEKVANYLAAHEEPRNAEENLLHELWKVGDKEHQHALAHMLVRLVQ, encoded by the coding sequence ATGGATTCTGAAAAAAAAGAACGCATTTTACAAGATTTCGATGAATTCAAACGCTATTTAGGTGACAAAGTACACAAGGGTGAAAGGCTCGGTTTAAGCGAAGAGCAACTGGCGAAGGCAACTGAAAAGGTAGCGAATTATCTAGCGGCACACGAAGAACCTCGTAATGCAGAAGAGAATTTGCTTCATGAATTATGGAAAGTAGGAGACAAGGAACATCAGCACGCGCTCGCTCATATGCTTGTAAGACTTGTACAATAA
- a CDS encoding FtsW/RodA/SpoVE family cell cycle protein translates to MSVNRRSFLQEVKSQLSSKEAKLKIEAELDDHLLRTKQSWIEKGLEEQEAETKAVLQMGSPTLLGKQLNKLHRPKVDWLLIGLLLTILSFGLLSLFTLSRFGYSGFSFSKAVVSVIIGLCVSMIMMFIDYRKIRHLGWLFYLAGAGILIVIHFFFNITINARAYLSIASFAIDSTMAIPFFLLAWASFFSSQTFRIWKFLLLFLLSLFLLLQNSTLSIIYLYSVTVFIMLWWSPFTKKSVIMITFSTLALVGTSSVILWGKLMIYQKMRFLAFLHPDVYDNSTLLLAHRLIREAGWFGHAISKSALSSPQADLVFVSFTYMFGWILAGILVLLMILLTIRMFYVLPRIQDSYGKRLLAGAAALYTIQLLSNLGMVVGFFPIITLALPFISYGLTPMLLNSFLIGIALSVYRRKDLHIDYAK, encoded by the coding sequence ATGAGTGTTAACCGCCGTTCATTTTTACAAGAGGTAAAATCTCAGCTATCATCCAAAGAAGCGAAATTAAAAATTGAAGCAGAACTGGATGATCACCTCCTCCGTACAAAACAGAGCTGGATCGAGAAAGGATTAGAAGAACAAGAAGCAGAAACAAAAGCCGTGCTACAAATGGGAAGCCCTACTTTACTAGGGAAACAGCTGAATAAATTACACCGTCCGAAAGTAGACTGGCTGCTGATTGGTCTGTTGCTTACGATTTTATCCTTTGGTTTATTATCTCTTTTCACGCTCAGTCGCTTCGGGTATAGTGGCTTTTCATTTTCGAAGGCAGTGGTTTCCGTCATTATAGGCTTATGTGTATCAATGATCATGATGTTCATTGATTACCGTAAAATTAGGCATCTCGGCTGGCTCTTTTATCTAGCTGGTGCAGGAATTTTAATCGTTATTCACTTCTTTTTTAACATCACGATTAACGCCCGAGCCTATTTATCCATCGCTTCATTTGCGATAGACAGTACAATGGCTATTCCATTTTTCCTTCTTGCTTGGGCATCCTTTTTTAGCTCTCAAACGTTTCGAATATGGAAATTTCTTTTGTTGTTTTTGTTATCTCTTTTCCTACTTCTTCAAAACAGTACGCTATCGATTATTTATTTGTACAGCGTAACCGTCTTTATCATGCTTTGGTGGAGTCCGTTCACGAAAAAAAGCGTGATCATGATCACTTTCTCAACGTTAGCACTTGTTGGAACGAGCAGCGTCATCTTATGGGGAAAGCTCATGATTTATCAAAAAATGCGCTTTTTGGCCTTTTTACATCCAGACGTTTATGATAACTCTACTCTTTTATTGGCTCATCGTCTGATTCGTGAGGCCGGTTGGTTTGGGCATGCCATCTCGAAAAGCGCCCTTTCGTCTCCACAAGCAGATCTTGTGTTCGTCAGCTTTACCTATATGTTCGGATGGATTTTAGCGGGAATTTTAGTTCTCTTAATGATCCTTTTGACCATTCGGATGTTTTACGTGCTACCCCGCATTCAGGACTCGTACGGAAAACGACTTCTCGCAGGCGCAGCCGCGCTTTACACCATTCAGCTGTTAAGCAACCTTGGCATGGTCGTAGGATTTTTCCCTATTATCACACTAGCCCTGCCGTTTATTAGTTATGGACTAACCCCTATGCTGTTAAATAGTTTTCTTATCGGGATTGCGCTTAGCGTTTACAGAAGAAAAGATCTGCATATTGATTATGCTAAATAG
- a CDS encoding NUDIX hydrolase: MARTSGCFTIVRNEEGHILLVKRKDYPLWDLPGGMLEENEQLENCATREVEEETGYTITITRKIGEYDQPQYDDVQHIFLGEVHGGQPIKEGVETSGVGWFSPKNLPIMIIPNRRKQIKNFLRDKHIITKASIRVSPMKVAIFKTVLKMYRKIV; the protein is encoded by the coding sequence ATGGCAAGAACTTCAGGTTGCTTCACGATTGTGAGAAATGAAGAAGGACATATACTGTTAGTGAAACGAAAAGATTATCCTCTTTGGGATTTACCAGGTGGTATGTTAGAAGAAAATGAACAATTGGAAAACTGTGCTACAAGGGAAGTAGAAGAAGAAACAGGGTATACCATTACAATCACACGGAAAATCGGTGAATACGATCAGCCCCAATATGATGATGTTCAACACATATTCCTAGGTGAAGTACACGGTGGACAACCAATCAAAGAGGGTGTTGAAACAAGCGGAGTAGGGTGGTTTAGTCCTAAAAATCTACCTATTATGATCATTCCTAACAGAAGAAAACAAATTAAAAATTTTTTGCGAGATAAACACATTATAACCAAAGCGTCAATACGTGTCTCTCCTATGAAAGTAGCTATATTTAAAACGGTGTTAAAAATGTATCGAAAAATCGTATGA
- a CDS encoding 5'-nucleotidase, lipoprotein e(P4) family yields MQNLFKRAVPAIGAVALSLVMSGCTLQSEAKKINLDTHYELTNQQIMADAWYQTAAETRALYYQGYNIGTLRLEEALKKGTKKKPAVVLDLDETVLDNSPYQASAVKTGKLFPYNWDKWVQQAEAKALPGAIDFLNRANKSGVDIYYISNRGADQLDATLKNLKMVGAPQAVREHVLLQQPNQPGKEPRRKEVMKGHDILLYFGDNLSDFSGFDHQSVTQRNWNADAMHALFGQKLIVFPNPMYGDWEGALYDYDYSKSDLAKSKLRKDALRYFE; encoded by the coding sequence ATGCAAAATCTATTTAAACGTGCAGTACCTGCCATAGGAGCTGTTGCACTCTCCCTCGTGATGAGCGGATGCACCCTACAGTCAGAAGCGAAAAAAATAAATCTCGATACTCACTATGAATTAACGAATCAGCAAATCATGGCTGATGCATGGTATCAAACAGCTGCTGAAACAAGAGCCCTCTATTACCAAGGGTATAATATCGGAACGCTTCGATTAGAAGAAGCACTCAAAAAAGGCACAAAAAAGAAACCTGCTGTCGTACTAGATTTAGATGAAACCGTCTTAGATAACAGTCCATATCAAGCATCTGCTGTTAAAACGGGAAAGCTTTTTCCATACAACTGGGATAAATGGGTACAACAAGCAGAGGCAAAGGCACTGCCTGGTGCGATTGACTTTTTAAATCGTGCCAATAAAAGTGGCGTCGACATTTACTATATCTCTAATCGTGGGGCGGATCAGCTCGACGCAACGCTTAAAAACTTAAAAATGGTTGGCGCACCTCAGGCTGTAAGAGAACACGTGTTACTTCAGCAACCAAATCAGCCTGGTAAAGAGCCTCGTCGTAAAGAAGTGATGAAAGGTCACGACATCCTCCTCTACTTTGGGGATAACCTGTCTGATTTTAGCGGCTTTGATCACCAAAGCGTCACTCAGCGAAATTGGAATGCGGATGCCATGCATGCGCTGTTTGGGCAAAAGCTAATTGTGTTCCCTAATCCAATGTACGGAGATTGGGAAGGAGCACTCTATGACTATGACTACTCAAAGTCTGACCTAGCTAAATCCAAGCTTCGAAAAGATGCTCTTCGTTATTTTGAATAA
- a CDS encoding sigma-70 family RNA polymerase sigma factor — MQEVLSEAFETEDKELLIDEIMNQYGQDILRLVYSYVRNKEVAEDLTQDIFVKCYKSLHTYTGKAKIRTWLWRIAINHCKDYLKSWHYKHMVTVETEKIDRPTHTTEQVIIQQEEDEELIQAIMSLPLLYREVIYLFYYEDLAIKEIAQITGIGTNTVKTRLRRAKALLKEQLEE; from the coding sequence GTGCAGGAAGTTTTATCAGAAGCATTTGAAACAGAAGACAAGGAACTTTTAATAGATGAAATTATGAATCAGTATGGACAAGATATTTTACGCCTCGTTTATTCGTACGTACGAAATAAAGAAGTAGCGGAAGACCTTACCCAAGATATCTTTGTGAAGTGCTACAAGTCCCTCCATACCTATACTGGTAAAGCAAAAATTCGCACTTGGCTGTGGCGAATTGCGATTAATCATTGCAAGGATTACTTAAAAAGCTGGCACTATAAACATATGGTGACCGTAGAAACAGAAAAGATTGACCGACCTACTCATACGACCGAGCAGGTCATTATTCAACAGGAAGAAGATGAGGAATTAATTCAGGCCATTATGTCCCTCCCACTCCTCTATCGTGAAGTAATCTACTTATTTTATTATGAGGATTTAGCGATTAAGGAAATTGCTCAAATCACAGGCATCGGCACGAACACCGTAAAAACGAGACTTAGACGAGCAAAGGCTCTATTAAAAGAGCAATTGGAGGAATAA
- a CDS encoding PadR family transcriptional regulator has translation MMENRLKKLKKSIDHSEYSKLTFTNEHKRNVMNRIRQTEERDEDILLAVLQLLAEPKTGFELTQRLRSRGIKKFEEDEGALYTLLHSIELKNWVGATWNDQKQKEYYLQSKGKKIVKKAEHPTKALNLMALLER, from the coding sequence ATGATGGAGAATCGTTTAAAAAAATTGAAGAAATCAATCGATCACTCAGAATACAGTAAATTAACCTTTACAAATGAGCACAAACGAAACGTCATGAATCGAATTCGTCAAACGGAAGAACGTGATGAGGATATTCTACTTGCCGTTCTTCAATTACTTGCGGAACCAAAAACCGGTTTTGAACTTACACAGCGCTTACGAAGTCGCGGGATTAAAAAGTTTGAGGAAGACGAAGGAGCTCTATATACGCTTTTACACTCCATTGAACTAAAAAATTGGGTTGGAGCGACATGGAACGATCAAAAGCAAAAAGAATACTACCTTCAATCAAAAGGAAAAAAGATCGTAAAGAAAGCCGAGCATCCAACAAAAGCACTAAACCTCATGGCTTTACTAGAAAGGTAG
- the yidC gene encoding membrane protein insertase YidC: MFTNRKMLLIMLAILLLLTGCAPVSISGNSNGGLWSEHVIYPITLLIIYMGNAWFHHSIGFSIMLFTLGVRTLLSPLNVVQYKSQLNTKNIRPKVQELKEKYTGSDKESQLNYQQELAELMKENGANPLLGCLPLLVQLPIFSIVYYAIRGVDEIGSSSFLWLNLGHADPYFVFPLLAAGLTFVQTKMMQQGQNGSSVPAGRLTQFLSSAMILIFGSFSPAGLVLYWITGNLFMIVQSMILKKWFGKHALTAA, from the coding sequence ATGTTTACAAATCGAAAAATGCTATTGATTATGCTTGCTATTCTTTTATTGTTAACTGGCTGTGCCCCAGTATCTATTAGCGGGAATTCTAACGGAGGGCTTTGGAGTGAACACGTCATTTATCCAATCACTCTACTCATTATTTACATGGGAAATGCGTGGTTTCATCATAGCATTGGATTCTCCATTATGTTGTTTACACTTGGTGTTCGAACGCTTCTTTCTCCACTGAATGTTGTGCAGTATAAGAGTCAGCTAAATACAAAGAACATACGGCCCAAAGTGCAGGAACTAAAAGAAAAATACACCGGAAGTGACAAAGAGAGTCAGCTAAACTATCAGCAAGAGCTGGCTGAACTGATGAAAGAGAACGGCGCAAATCCACTACTCGGATGCTTGCCTCTTCTCGTACAGCTACCTATTTTCTCAATTGTCTATTATGCCATTCGGGGAGTTGATGAAATAGGTTCATCCTCTTTTCTATGGTTGAACCTTGGTCACGCCGATCCCTATTTTGTTTTCCCATTGCTTGCAGCTGGGTTAACGTTTGTGCAGACGAAAATGATGCAGCAAGGTCAAAATGGAAGCAGTGTGCCAGCTGGGCGGCTTACGCAATTCCTATCATCTGCTATGATCCTCATCTTTGGATCCTTTTCACCTGCGGGATTGGTTCTCTACTGGATAACAGGAAATCTATTTATGATTGTTCAGAGTATGATACTAAAAAAATGGTTTGGGAAGCATGCGCTTACCGCTGCTTGA
- a CDS encoding GNAT family N-acetyltransferase, which yields MPTIETERLVLRELVEEDAPVLYDYFSDKHVLAYYGMEPLQSLHEAKAMIENFNAMVEKKQGMRLAIVEKESGETIGTCGFHNYAPRHKRAEIGYELAPSHWGKGLATEAVEALIDHLFSAHQLSRIGAVVFIENVASRTLLQKMGFQEEGVLREYMVQSGVAHDVIMHAMLRSEWKKS from the coding sequence ATGCCGACAATTGAAACAGAGCGATTAGTACTAAGAGAACTAGTAGAGGAAGATGCACCGGTACTGTACGATTACTTTTCGGATAAGCACGTGCTCGCCTATTACGGAATGGAGCCGCTTCAATCGCTGCATGAAGCAAAAGCGATGATTGAGAATTTTAACGCGATGGTTGAGAAGAAGCAGGGAATGAGGCTTGCTATTGTTGAGAAAGAAAGCGGAGAAACGATTGGAACGTGTGGTTTCCATAACTATGCCCCCCGTCACAAACGCGCAGAAATTGGCTATGAGCTAGCACCATCTCATTGGGGAAAGGGATTGGCAACTGAAGCAGTAGAGGCGCTCATTGATCATTTGTTTTCAGCGCATCAGCTTAGTCGAATTGGAGCTGTTGTGTTTATTGAGAACGTCGCTTCACGAACGCTTCTTCAAAAAATGGGGTTTCAAGAAGAAGGGGTTCTGCGAGAATATATGGTTCAATCCGGAGTGGCTCATGACGTCATCATGCATGCCATGTTACGAAGTGAGTGGAAGAAATCATGA
- a CDS encoding endonuclease I family protein, which yields MNKRWSNHLSISEALRSDLVAWDLAFHDALLQAEEHKRRIQENPTHYFDESEDKEAKEAYYQTLSFEQDGHELYQALHELVKRTHFHQIPYHESTSKHLYPWVDLQENGMLKSIYAGKEQEPEEAIKHDYQVALEKRKMAETYSFNELPPHTITEMEQKLKYNCEHVVPQSWFRKQEPMKGDLHHLFTCEPRCNSMRSNHPYHDFAEYTPERSVAGIRDACGKQEGNFFEPEYGKGIVARATLYFLIRYPEDIQNEFYHQIDRTLLIRWHNEFPVSRYEKHRNQAIYAIQGNRNPFIDFPELTDKIEW from the coding sequence ATGAACAAACGTTGGTCGAATCATTTATCCATTTCAGAAGCGTTAAGAAGTGATTTAGTCGCTTGGGATTTAGCTTTTCACGATGCGCTCCTTCAAGCAGAAGAGCATAAACGGAGGATACAGGAGAATCCAACTCATTATTTTGATGAATCAGAAGACAAAGAGGCGAAAGAAGCTTATTATCAAACGCTTTCCTTTGAACAGGACGGCCATGAACTATATCAAGCCCTTCATGAGCTAGTCAAAAGAACTCATTTTCATCAAATTCCGTATCACGAGAGCACAAGCAAGCACCTTTACCCATGGGTTGACTTGCAGGAAAACGGCATGCTAAAAAGCATCTATGCCGGAAAAGAGCAAGAACCAGAAGAAGCCATTAAGCATGACTACCAGGTAGCGCTCGAAAAACGAAAGATGGCTGAAACTTACTCCTTTAACGAACTTCCTCCACATACTATTACCGAAATGGAACAAAAGCTAAAATACAACTGCGAGCACGTTGTTCCACAGTCATGGTTTCGAAAGCAAGAACCGATGAAAGGTGATCTTCACCATCTCTTTACATGTGAGCCTCGCTGCAATTCAATGCGCAGCAACCATCCGTATCATGATTTTGCGGAGTACACCCCTGAACGATCCGTAGCAGGTATTCGCGATGCCTGTGGGAAACAAGAAGGAAACTTTTTTGAGCCCGAATACGGAAAGGGAATTGTCGCACGCGCCACTCTTTATTTTCTGATTCGCTATCCTGAAGACATACAAAACGAATTTTACCATCAAATTGATCGTACGCTTCTGATTCGCTGGCATAACGAATTTCCTGTCTCACGCTATGAGAAACATCGTAATCAGGCGATTTATGCTATTCAAGGAAATCGCAATCCTTTTATTGATTTTCCTGAATTAACAGACAAAATTGAATGGTAA
- a CDS encoding TIGR02206 family membrane protein: MTFFGATHENHTFYAYSTAHWFAIGALLLMIVLLWLIRGYLKRSSHLKKIEIAFALSLASMEILYNLWLVHIKDWKLAHSLPLELCSISLWLTVILLFTRSKLIYDIVFFIGIGGALQAILTPELYYSFPHFRYFHFFYTHIIIITSSLYFTWVRGYRPTFRALAKTMLFLNILLPFIMYINHLFKGNYMFLSRKPGHGSLLDLLGPYPWYILSLEGVAFFIFALLWILFRQRSTAKIVRPEQA; this comes from the coding sequence ATGACGTTTTTTGGCGCAACACATGAAAACCATACGTTTTACGCATATTCAACGGCACATTGGTTTGCGATTGGTGCTCTTCTGCTGATGATTGTTTTGTTATGGCTCATAAGAGGATATCTAAAACGATCATCACATTTAAAAAAGATTGAAATCGCCTTTGCGCTTAGCCTAGCTTCAATGGAAATTCTCTACAATTTGTGGCTCGTACATATTAAGGACTGGAAGCTTGCGCATTCCTTGCCGCTCGAATTATGCAGCATTAGCCTGTGGCTTACTGTTATCTTGCTGTTTACGCGCAGTAAGCTTATTTACGACATTGTGTTTTTTATTGGTATCGGGGGAGCGCTTCAGGCTATTTTAACGCCGGAATTATACTATTCGTTTCCGCACTTTCGCTATTTTCATTTCTTTTACACGCACATCATCATTATTACGAGCTCGCTGTATTTTACGTGGGTCCGAGGCTACAGACCGACGTTCCGAGCGCTTGCCAAAACGATGTTATTCTTAAACATTTTGCTTCCGTTTATAATGTATATTAATCATCTGTTTAAAGGTAATTATATGTTCTTAAGCCGAAAGCCAGGGCATGGGAGCCTACTGGATCTTTTAGGTCCGTACCCATGGTACATTTTATCGCTCGAAGGGGTCGCCTTTTTTATTTTTGCGCTGCTGTGGATTTTATTTCGTCAGCGCAGTACAGCTAAAATTGTCCGTCCTGAACAGGCTTAA
- a CDS encoding YkvA family protein, which produces MKRIKLWAKKLKQYLFILYFAYKDGRVPLYAKLFTAGVVAYAFSPIDLIPDFIPIIGYLDDLVFVPLGIILALKMIPQAVLADCEKKANEMMKNGKPKNWVVGTIILALWALFALWFSVTVYKLVK; this is translated from the coding sequence ATGAAACGTATTAAGCTGTGGGCAAAGAAATTAAAACAGTATCTTTTTATCCTTTATTTCGCGTACAAAGATGGCCGTGTGCCTTTGTACGCCAAGTTATTTACGGCAGGTGTGGTTGCTTATGCGTTTAGCCCGATCGATCTCATACCAGATTTTATCCCGATCATTGGGTATTTAGATGATCTTGTTTTTGTTCCGCTGGGTATTATACTAGCGTTAAAAATGATCCCACAAGCTGTGCTAGCAGACTGCGAGAAAAAAGCCAACGAGATGATGAAAAACGGCAAACCGAAAAATTGGGTGGTGGGGACAATCATTCTCGCACTGTGGGCGCTTTTTGCTCTGTGGTTTTCTGTCACCGTTTACAAACTTGTGAAATAG
- a CDS encoding alpha/beta fold hydrolase encodes MKDYVMRLKDGRALAYTIYGDPAGVPLLLLHGTPGSRLWFLNNEAIAKQMTSS; translated from the coding sequence ATGAAAGATTATGTGATGAGGTTAAAAGATGGAAGAGCGCTTGCTTATACGATTTACGGCGACCCAGCAGGAGTTCCGCTGCTTTTATTGCACGGCACGCCAGGATCTCGACTCTGGTTCTTGAATAATGAGGCTATTGCCAAACAAATGACTTCTTCTTAA